The DNA segment ACAGCTGCCGGGGGTGACGGTCGAACTGGAGCGAATCATCCCGTCGCAGGACGTCGTGATTCCCTACTTCTGGGTTCGAGGGACCGAAGTCGACGACATCGAGGGTGCGTTTCTCGACCATCCGGGCGTGGAGAACATCCGGTTCGTCGATTCGGTTACCGACCAGTACCTGTTGCGCGTCGAGTGGTCACTGGAGTACGACGGCGTTATGAACACACTGATGGAGACGGAGGTCCCCCTCATCGAAGCCGTCGGCACGGACGAGCAGTGGACGTTCGAAATCCGAGGAGACGATCGCCGAGACATCGGGTCGTTTCAGGACCGCTGTCGGGAGTTGGACATCCCGATCACGCTCACCAAGCTTCACGCGCTCACCCCGATCGAGTCCGAGACCGAGGCCGCGCTCACCGACACGCAGCAGGAGGCACTGGTGCTCGCGTACGAACGCGGGTACTTCAACACGCCGCGCGACGTGACGATGGAGGACATCGGCGACGAACTCGGCATCTCCCAGCAAGCGGTCGCGTCTCGACTCCGCCGCGGAATCAGTTCGATTCTCGGCAGCGCGCTGTCCGAATTACGCCCGTTGGATTGAAGGCTACTTAAAAAGAGGTTGTGTACTAAAAAGTAGCCGTGAACCGCGCAGGGCGTCTACAGAACTATGATGAGTGGAAATCCCCTCAAGTTCGACACGGTTCTCGACCTGTGTCAACACAATCATCGCCGAATCGTCCTCGCGGCGCTCGCGGATCGACGGCAGTCGGTGGCGACGAACGATCTTACGAAGGAGATCGTCAAACGCGACCACCCCGTGCCACCGACAGAAACCTCCGGCGAGACGGTGACGCGAATCGAAACCGCCCTGCATCACGTCCACCTCCCGCGGTTAGAGGACGCCGCGCTCGTGGAACACGACCCCGAACGCCAGTTGGTGAAACCGACAGCACAGTTCGCCCGGGGAGAGCCCCACCTCTCGGCCATCCTCGACGCCGATCCCGCGCTCGCAACGCCGCCCGAAGTATGAACTCGTTCAACGCACGCCGTTCACACCAGGTCATCGCAGTATGACGACTAGAAACCCCACAAACGACGAGACGCACGTGATCGAACGGGAAAGGGCGGTCGAAGCCCTCACCGAGGCGCTGGAAACCGAGGAGTTGGACGAAAAAGACTACCAGATTCGGGAGGCCCTCCAACTGCTCACGCTGAAGGACGAATAGGAAAATCGGTGTTGGTTCGTACCGCGCGCTGACCGCCGTACTGTTTTAGATACGGATGGGTTCGAGATTTACTGGATGCGCCTGCGCATCCGGTAAATCTCGCTACTCGCGACTTCGTTGTTCCTCGTTTCGTGATTCGCCGCTCGCTAATCCGTGATTCGGCCGAGGCGCGTCGCGCCTCGGCCGAATCACGCTATCCCTCGAAGCCGTCCTCGAACTGGAACGTCCCGTCGCGCTGGACGATTTCGCCGTCGACTTCGATGAACGACTCCTCGCTCATGTCGACGATCATGTCGGCGTGGCGCGCGCTCTCGTTGAACTCGGCGTCGTCGGGCACGGCCTCCTCGATGGCGTTGCCGAGCGCGAAGTGGACGGTGTCGCCCATCTTCTCGTCGAACAGCATGTTGTACGTGAATCGGTCGATGTCGCGGTTCATCCCGATGCCGAGTTCGCCGAGCCGGCGCGCGCCATCGTCGGTGTCGAGGATTCCGTCTAGCACGTCTTCGTTCCGGCCTGCACTGTACGCGACGACTTCGCCGCCCTCGAACTCGAAGCGGGCGTCGCGGACCTCCCGGCCGTTCGAGACGAACGGCATGTCCACGAACAGCGTTCCTTCGACGCTGTCGACGACCGGCGAGGTGAACACTTCGCCGCCGGGCAGGTTCTTCTCGCCGTAGTCGTTGACCGTCTTCATGCCGGCGACGCTCATCCGGAGGTCGGTGTCGTCGCCCGAGACAATACGGACCTCCTCAGCGGGGTCCAGGACGTCGACCATCTGGGCCTGGAACTCCTTCTGGGCTTGCCAGTCCTTGTTCACCGCGTTGTAGACGAACTCCTCGTAGGCTTCGGTGCTCATCTCGGCCTTCTGGGCGTCGGCGGGCGTCGGGTGCTGGGAGATGACCCACCGCGTTCCGAGGCGCTCTTCGAGCACGGGTCGGTGGGCGCGACCCCTCGCGGCCGTCTTCGCCGGGTCGACGTCGCTCTGCTCGGAACGGTTGGTCGCGCCGCCGATGAGGAAGACCACATCTGTTTCGGCCATCGCCGCGAGTTCGTGGTCCTTCGTCCGGAAGTCTTCTTCGTCCATCGCGCGTGCGTACGCCCGGCCGGCCCGCGCGTTCGTCCACGCGAGCGACGGGCGCGCGCCGCGCTCGCCGAGTTTCTCGTAGAGCGCGACGACCAGGTCGTCGGCGGTCGCGGGCGCCCGGACGAGGACGTTGTCCTCGGGACCGACATCGGTGCAGTGGTCGACCAGAATCTCGGCGTGTCGCTCGACGCGTTCGTCCATGGGGTCCGGACAGACGCGGGGGCAAAAAGGGTTCGCAGAACGAGATTTCTGTTCGGCGAGGAATCCAATTCGGGCCGTGACGGACAGACCACGAGCCACAGCGACCCGCGCGTCGCTCGTCGCACGCGGGGGATGTGACGGTGGGGCGCTGCCGAAGGTCACCGGTGCGCCCGACACCGTCGAGATATAGAACCGACGGATGGTTCGAGAGGGTGTAAATGCCATGCGAGGGCTGAAGTCGACTCATACCGGTCCACTTCGGTCCGACTTCGCACCCGCGGTTTCACTCCGGCAGTGTAGGAACTTGTGACATCCTCCCCGCCGTGAACGGCGGGGCTTCCCGTACCGCAGGTGGGATATTTGCCGGTCTACGATACGACTTGTTCTCTCGTGCGAAACGTCCCGCTCTCGCGGTCGAACAGGTGCACCGATGGCTGTGCCACACAGCCGTTACTCCTATCCTCGCCGTGAGGACTCGGAGTTATCTTCTGGCGCATATTCTCCGCCCCGTTACAATCCGCGTTTCCAACTAACCCGCACGACGAGCAAACGTACAAGCCACGATGCTTGCGGTTTGACTTCGTGTCGTCACCACACGCTGAACACGTTTTTGAGGTATTCCACTCGTTCTCTTTCAGCACTTCGACACCACGTATCTCACCTTTGTACGCGAGGTACTGATAGATACGGTCGAACGCCCACGTGTGGAATTTCTTGTTTCCAGTCTTCCCCCAGTCTGACTCGCGCACGTCTTCGGGCCAACTCACCGTGAGCGTGCCAACGTCGCGTTCGACACACTCTGTGATGATGGTGTCCGTGAGAACGTGGTAGAAGTGGATTTCGCGTTCTGCGAGTTTCCGACGCGCCCACATCGACTTCTCGGACGGACCGTTTTCACCCTCAGTGTCGTACTCTGCTCGCGTGAAGTAGTGCTTGTCTTCTTTGAGCGAGTTCCCCGGATACAGGACGTATTCGTCGGGGAAGGCGACGGTGGCGATGTTCTTGATGCCGAGGTCGATACCTGCCACTTCGTCGCCTGCGGAGTCGTCCGTTTCGAGGCTGACTTTGCAGACGAAGTGCAGTTCCCACTCAGCTTCGTTCCAGACGGCCCGAACGTTCTGCACCCTGTTGACTTCTGAGAGGTCAACGTCGGGGCGCGTCTTGTATTCACAGAGGATGAAGTCCGACCAACTCTCTTTGAGGTTCGAGCCTTTTGAGAGTCGGACGCGGTTGTTCGCTGGGTCGTGTTTGAACCCGTCTGCTTTGAACGTGACCGTACTCTTGGGTCGAGTATCGCCGTGTTTGCGGTAGCCGGGCGGATTCGCCTCGTCAAACTTGTGTCGCAGGTCGAACCATGACTGGAAAGCGTCGGAAAGTTCTTCGATGACTTTCTGACTGGATTGTGCATTCAAGTCTTTCCAGCACGACTGGTTCTTCATATACGATTTCAGCACGCCTTCGTCTGGGATTTCGCCGGTTTCATCCCAGATGCGGTCGGCTGTCCAGCGTGCGACGTTCCAGATTTTCGAGGCGGATTCTCCGAGCGAATCGAGGCCATCACACACCTGTTGGTGGTTTTGGATGGAACCAATGTAGGTGCGCGTGACCTCAATCGCCATGCATAGCCTATGTAGACAAACCTACTTAATGACTCGGATTAGCGTAGAATATCCGGCCCGAGTGCCGTCGGTGGGTTGTGGAGGAGTTGTCGGATTCACTCCCGCCGTAAACCGCAGGATTCTCTCCTCGCAGAAAGATAGACGCCGGGGCGATGGACGACGAGCGCGACGCGGAGGACTGAGCCGGGGGAGTCAAGGACAGAGTCGAAGTCAGAACGAGCCGAGGGAGAGGGGTTTCAACTGAGCAGGTAGCCCCACAGCGCCGCCCCGAGCATCGCCGCGAGGAACAGCCCGATGTAGAGGCCGTTCGAGCCGAAGCCGAGGCCGCCGCCGATTCCCGATCCGCTCGAGCCGCGAGTCCCGGGGGTGTTCGACGCCCCGTCGTCCTGTAGCGCCGCGCTGTCGGTCACCGTCAGCGTCCCGGCGGCGACGTCGCCGACCGAGAGCGCCAGGCGTCCGGCGTCGGGGAACCTCGGCGCGAACGACACCTGCCGGGTCGCGTTGGCCGCGAGCGTCACCCGCTTTTCGACGACGGTCGTCCCGTTGGCCACCAGCGCGACCGTGAGTTTCCCGCCGGAGCCGCGGTTCCGCACGGTCGCGGTGACACGGGCCGACTCGCCGGCGGCGATCTTCTTCGCGTCGAGTTTCGCGGCGGTCACGTCGAGTTCGGGCGGCGCGACGCCGACCGCGAACACCGAGAAGCCCGGACTCCGGGCCTCGAATCGGTAGGCGCCGTCGCTCCGACCGACGAGCGTCGTCGGCAGCACCTGCCAGCGCCCGCCGGAGTAGCGGTAGAGGCGCACCGCCGAGGGCGCGACCCCGCGAGCGTCCAACTCGGCGGCCGCGACCCGGAAGCCGAACCGCGCCGTCTCGACGTCGTCGTTCGTGAGTCGCTGCTTGTCCACTCGCATCCACGAGAGCACATCGCGGGCGCCGGGGTCGGGGACCGACTTCGGGCGGGTCGACAGCGACCGCACCGACAGCGAGAACGCCGTCGCGGTCGACTCCGCGGCGGGCGTCACGCGGAGCGAGTCGAGCGCCGAGCGGTTCGACCCGAAGCCGTCGGGGAACTCGATCTCCGCGGGGCGGTCGGCGCTCGCGGCCGAGACGGCCGCGAGCACGCGGTCGGCCGCCGGAACGGTCGTCCGGACGGCCGCGGCGTCGGGGTCGTCCCCGGACGCGGGCGACCCGTCGACCGACTTCGGTTCCGCCGAACCGCCCGAGTTCGAACCGCCCGCGGCGGTGGCCCCGCCACCGCCGCTACCGGCGCCAGCGGAACTACCGCCACCGCCGCCGGACGAACTTCCAGCGGACGAACTGCCACCGCCGCTACCGCCGCCACCGCTACCGGCGGCAGGCGCACCGCCACCACCAGCGCTGCCACCGCCACCGGAGTTCCCGCCTCCGCCGCCGGCTCCCGCCCCACCGTCGACGGCACCGCCGCCTCCGGCGGAACCACCGGTCGTCGGCGGGGCGTCGTTGCCGTCAGTCACGTTTCCACCGTCAGTCACGTTCCCGCCGTCGGTCACGTTCCCCAGGTCGGTGGTGTTCCCGCCGTCCGTCGCGTTTCCGGGGTCGGTGACGTTCCCTGGGTCAGAACCGTTCGTCTCGTTCCCGAGGTCGGTCGGGACGACGAACACCGAGACGGCGTCGGTACTCCGCTTGCCGTGTTCGTCGGCGACCGTCAACTCGAAGTCGAGGGTTCGGTTCTCCGTCACGTTCGGGGCGACGAACCGCGGCGACATCGCCGAAGCGTTCGAGAGTTCGACCGTGGGACCGTCGGTCTGGTTCCAGGCGAAGAGTCGCGTATCGTCGGGGTCCACGGAGTAGCCGCCGTAGAGGGTGACCTGCTCGCCCGGTGCGACGGTCTGATTGTGGCTGGCGTTGGCGACCGGCGCCCTGTTGGGCACCGTGACGGTCCGGGTGACCTCACTCGTCCGGCCGTACTCGTCTCTGACTTCGAGGGTGACCTCGTAGGTGCCGCTGTCCGAGAACTCCGAGTACGTCTTCACCCCGCCCTCGAACGTCGTCTGCTCGCCGATGGTCCACGTGTAGTTGGTGACGTTCGCGGCCGCGACGGTCACCCCGGCGTCGAAGGTGACGTTCTCGCCGATTCCAGGCGACGTAGGCGAGACGGTGAACTCCGCGATGGGCGGAGGTACCTCCACGCGGAGTCGCCGTGTCGCGGTGGCCGCGTTGCCGCTCGGGTCCTCGACGGTGAGGTTCACGGTGACGTTCCCGCGCTCGGCGAAGGCCCAGGTGACCGTCGGGTCCCGGGTGACGTTCTCAGGGTCGCCGTCGCCGTCGAAGTCCCAGCGGTACTCGGCGATGCGGTGGCCGTCGGCGCTCCCGGAGGCGTCGAAGCGGACGGTTTCGTTCATCGTGACGACGGGGAGCGTCCCGGCGTCGGTTTCGTTCCCCGAAGCGTCGGTTCCGCTCGGAGCAGTCGCGTTCGTCGCGAACGTCGCGTTCGGCGCCGTGCGGTCAACGGCGCGGACGGAGACGGTCGCGCGTCTGCGGTTGCCCGACCGGTCGGCGACCGTCAGTCCGACCGAGTAGTTCTTCGGGCGGGCGAAGCGGTGGGCGACCGACCGCTCGCGGACCGTCTCGTTCTCGAACGTCCAGGCGACGACGGTCGTCCCCGAGTCGTCGGTCGAATCGCTCGCGTCGAACGTCACCGGTTCGGAGACGTTCACGGTCCACGGGGCGTCGGCCGACCGGTTCGAGGCGTTCTGCCCGTCGACGGCGTACCGGAGCGTGGGCTTGGTGGTGTCGTTTCGCGGGAGGACGACGGTGACCTCGCGGGCGGCCGTCGCGTTTCCGTCGCCGGTTTCGGTTCCGCCGGGGTCGCTCGGGGCCGAAACCGTCGTGACGTTGCCGAGCAGGTCGGCGGTCGGCGACCGGACCGCGACGGTCACCTCGCCAGCGACGTCGACGCCGGCCGGTCCGTCGCCGGCTGTCAAGCGACCGCGCTCGTCAGTGGTCCCCGAGAGCGTCGCGTTCGCGCCCTCGACGGCGTGGACGACGCGCACGTGCGCGTCGTCCACGGGCGTCCCGTTCGCCGCCTCGACGGTGACGTTCAACCGCGTGGCGTTCGGGAGCGTGAGATCGAGCGGCCCGTCGTCCGAGGCGTTCACGGGGCCGAACGAGTAGAGGTCCGGCGCGCCGTCGCGGGCGACGGCGTGCCGGGTTCCGTTCCGGACCGCGACGAGGCCGTAGCTCCCGTTCTCGGGCGCTCGGAACTCGAACCGGCCCGCGTCGTCGGTCAGGTTCGTATCGACGGTCCCGTTCGAGTCGGCCCCTTCTGCGTCCGCGCCGGCGCCGTTGTCGCTCAGGTTCACGAGGCGGAGCGGGACGTTCGCGGCCGGGCCGCCCGCCGCGCGTTCGAGGGTGCCGGCAAGCGCGACCGTTCCGTCCGACGCGGTCGCGGCGTCGTTGGCCGCGGTCGCGGAAACTGCGCCGTCGAGCGCGACGGCTGTCGATGCGGGCGTGAAGGCGGCCAGCACTGCCAGCAGGGCCGCCGCGAGGGCGACCGAACGAGGAGTGCCGCCGCTACCGAGGGGAGAGTTTTCGCGTGCCATGTCTATCGCGTGCCAAACCGGGCGAGCGGTCGTCGTTCGTCGGTTCCCGCCACCCCTTATTAAAATATTGGATTTCAAATTGAATTCTTATATTTATTTATAGATTCGTTGACGCGAGGACCGCCGCGTCTACGATCCGTCGCCGCGGCGGTCCGACGGGGGTTCGGGTACTCGCCGTCGTCCGCGGCAGCGCGCCTGCTTGCGTTTTCCGCCACGGATCACCGCGCGCTTCCCGCCGAACGCCGCCTTCGTCCGGAACCGAACCACCTTTAACCGACCGCTGACGCCGACTCACCATGGACCGGTCTACCCTCATCGCCCTCGTCGCCGGACTCCTCCAGGGCGTCTTCGAGTGGTTGCCCATCTCCAGCGAGGGCAACCTCACCATCTTCCTGACCGCCATCGGGACCGACCCCGAGG comes from the Halorussus vallis genome and includes:
- a CDS encoding PKD domain-containing protein produces the protein MARENSPLGSGGTPRSVALAAALLAVLAAFTPASTAVALDGAVSATAANDAATASDGTVALAGTLERAAGGPAANVPLRLVNLSDNGAGADAEGADSNGTVDTNLTDDAGRFEFRAPENGSYGLVAVRNGTRHAVARDGAPDLYSFGPVNASDDGPLDLTLPNATRLNVTVEAANGTPVDDAHVRVVHAVEGANATLSGTTDERGRLTAGDGPAGVDVAGEVTVAVRSPTADLLGNVTTVSAPSDPGGTETGDGNATAAREVTVVLPRNDTTKPTLRYAVDGQNASNRSADAPWTVNVSEPVTFDASDSTDDSGTTVVAWTFENETVRERSVAHRFARPKNYSVGLTVADRSGNRRRATVSVRAVDRTAPNATFATNATAPSGTDASGNETDAGTLPVVTMNETVRFDASGSADGHRIAEYRWDFDGDGDPENVTRDPTVTWAFAERGNVTVNLTVEDPSGNAATATRRLRVEVPPPIAEFTVSPTSPGIGENVTFDAGVTVAAANVTNYTWTIGEQTTFEGGVKTYSEFSDSGTYEVTLEVRDEYGRTSEVTRTVTVPNRAPVANASHNQTVAPGEQVTLYGGYSVDPDDTRLFAWNQTDGPTVELSNASAMSPRFVAPNVTENRTLDFELTVADEHGKRSTDAVSVFVVPTDLGNETNGSDPGNVTDPGNATDGGNTTDLGNVTDGGNVTDGGNVTDGNDAPPTTGGSAGGGGAVDGGAGAGGGGGNSGGGGSAGGGGAPAAGSGGGGSGGGSSSAGSSSGGGGGSSAGAGSGGGGATAAGGSNSGGSAEPKSVDGSPASGDDPDAAAVRTTVPAADRVLAAVSAASADRPAEIEFPDGFGSNRSALDSLRVTPAAESTATAFSLSVRSLSTRPKSVPDPGARDVLSWMRVDKQRLTNDDVETARFGFRVAAAELDARGVAPSAVRLYRYSGGRWQVLPTTLVGRSDGAYRFEARSPGFSVFAVGVAPPELDVTAAKLDAKKIAAGESARVTATVRNRGSGGKLTVALVANGTTVVEKRVTLAANATRQVSFAPRFPDAGRLALSVGDVAAGTLTVTDSAALQDDGASNTPGTRGSSGSGIGGGLGFGSNGLYIGLFLAAMLGAALWGYLLS
- a CDS encoding RNA-guided endonuclease InsQ/TnpB family protein; translated protein: MAIEVTRTYIGSIQNHQQVCDGLDSLGESASKIWNVARWTADRIWDETGEIPDEGVLKSYMKNQSCWKDLNAQSSQKVIEELSDAFQSWFDLRHKFDEANPPGYRKHGDTRPKSTVTFKADGFKHDPANNRVRLSKGSNLKESWSDFILCEYKTRPDVDLSEVNRVQNVRAVWNEAEWELHFVCKVSLETDDSAGDEVAGIDLGIKNIATVAFPDEYVLYPGNSLKEDKHYFTRAEYDTEGENGPSEKSMWARRKLAEREIHFYHVLTDTIITECVERDVGTLTVSWPEDVRESDWGKTGNKKFHTWAFDRIYQYLAYKGEIRGVEVLKENEWNTSKTCSACGDDTKSNRKHRGLYVCSSCGLVGNADCNGAENMRQKITPSPHGEDRSNGCVAQPSVHLFDRESGTFRTREQVVS
- a CDS encoding aminopeptidase — its product is MDERVERHAEILVDHCTDVGPEDNVLVRAPATADDLVVALYEKLGERGARPSLAWTNARAGRAYARAMDEEDFRTKDHELAAMAETDVVFLIGGATNRSEQSDVDPAKTAARGRAHRPVLEERLGTRWVISQHPTPADAQKAEMSTEAYEEFVYNAVNKDWQAQKEFQAQMVDVLDPAEEVRIVSGDDTDLRMSVAGMKTVNDYGEKNLPGGEVFTSPVVDSVEGTLFVDMPFVSNGREVRDARFEFEGGEVVAYSAGRNEDVLDGILDTDDGARRLGELGIGMNRDIDRFTYNMLFDEKMGDTVHFALGNAIEEAVPDDAEFNESARHADMIVDMSEESFIEVDGEIVQRDGTFQFEDGFEG
- a CDS encoding DUF7344 domain-containing protein translates to MSGNPLKFDTVLDLCQHNHRRIVLAALADRRQSVATNDLTKEIVKRDHPVPPTETSGETVTRIETALHHVHLPRLEDAALVEHDPERQLVKPTAQFARGEPHLSAILDADPALATPPEV
- a CDS encoding helix-turn-helix domain-containing protein, with the translated sequence MATEATFTVPSEQFPLGTVFEQLPGVTVELERIIPSQDVVIPYFWVRGTEVDDIEGAFLDHPGVENIRFVDSVTDQYLLRVEWSLEYDGVMNTLMETEVPLIEAVGTDEQWTFEIRGDDRRDIGSFQDRCRELDIPITLTKLHALTPIESETEAALTDTQQEALVLAYERGYFNTPRDVTMEDIGDELGISQQAVASRLRRGISSILGSALSELRPLD